From the genome of Sphingobacterium kitahiroshimense, one region includes:
- a CDS encoding dihydroorotase, which produces MKSVLITSVKVVLPGNEFDQQVVDVFIEKGKISKIANSIEVADKNIEIFDGSGNILSIGFFDLNANFGEPGLETKEDSTSGSAAAAAGGYTAVAVMPNTQPAIQSRAEVALIVNIAKGNLVDILPIGAVSKNREGHEMAELYDMKQTGAIAFSDGNKSMQHAGLMSRALLYARGFGGLIIAHPEDASMAGGNKMNEGVMSTYLGMKGIPNLAESLMVSRDLYLAEYAESPIHFTTISTAEAVDLIKKAKAKGIQVTCDVAAHQLVFTDDEIVDFDSNYKVSPPLRTKSDAKALIKGLKDGVIDAVVSQHTPHEIEFKNVEFHIAKNGIIGLQTVLPLLIKAGLNEQQIVEKLAVNSRRVVGLTLPEIKEGEVANLVLFSMNENWIFDQESNRSKSRNSPLFGKELKGKVKLVINNGQIIKNA; this is translated from the coding sequence ATGAAAAGCGTATTAATTACTTCTGTCAAAGTGGTTTTGCCGGGAAATGAATTTGATCAACAGGTGGTTGATGTATTCATTGAAAAAGGAAAGATTTCCAAAATTGCAAATTCCATTGAAGTCGCTGATAAAAATATAGAAATATTCGATGGTTCAGGAAATATCCTTTCTATAGGTTTCTTTGACCTAAATGCTAATTTTGGTGAGCCAGGTTTGGAAACCAAAGAAGATAGTACTTCTGGATCGGCAGCTGCCGCCGCTGGAGGGTACACTGCTGTTGCTGTGATGCCCAATACGCAACCGGCAATCCAAAGTAGGGCTGAAGTTGCTTTAATTGTCAATATTGCAAAAGGTAATTTGGTAGATATTTTACCGATCGGTGCAGTGAGTAAAAATCGCGAAGGCCATGAAATGGCTGAGTTGTATGATATGAAACAGACTGGTGCCATTGCTTTTAGTGATGGTAATAAAAGTATGCAGCATGCTGGTTTAATGAGCCGTGCATTATTATATGCGCGCGGATTTGGAGGCTTAATCATTGCTCATCCAGAAGATGCTTCAATGGCGGGAGGTAATAAAATGAACGAAGGGGTGATGAGTACTTATTTAGGTATGAAAGGTATTCCTAATCTTGCAGAGTCATTGATGGTTTCTCGTGACCTTTATCTAGCTGAATATGCCGAGTCACCTATTCACTTTACTACGATAAGTACAGCCGAAGCGGTAGATTTAATAAAAAAGGCAAAAGCAAAAGGAATTCAGGTTACCTGTGATGTTGCCGCACATCAATTGGTTTTTACTGATGATGAAATTGTTGATTTTGATAGTAATTATAAAGTAAGTCCCCCGTTGCGTACCAAATCCGATGCAAAAGCGTTAATAAAAGGATTGAAGGATGGTGTTATTGATGCTGTTGTTTCACAACATACTCCGCATGAAATTGAATTTAAAAATGTTGAATTTCATATCGCAAAAAATGGTATAATTGGTTTACAGACTGTTTTACCTCTTTTAATCAAAGCAGGATTAAACGAACAACAGATAGTTGAAAAATTAGCTGTAAATTCACGACGGGTAGTTGGATTAACTTTGCCTGAAATAAAAGAGGGTGAAGTGGCCAATTTGGTGCTATTCAGTATGAATGAAAATTGGATTTTTGATCAAGAATCAAACAGATCCAAATCTAGAAATAGTCCTTTGTTCGGAAAAGAGTTAAAAGGGAAAGTTAAATTAGTGATCAATAATGGTCAAATCATAAAAAATGCTTAA
- a CDS encoding NAD(P)H-dependent oxidoreductase yields MKTLVIVIHPDAENSIINKRWMEELNKHPEQYHIHQLHAIYPNEKIDVVAEQKLIEQYDKIVFQFPFYWFNCPPLLKKWLDEVFTYGWAYGSKSGYKVSGKKIALAMSIDIDEEEYAANGKYKYTIKELTRNFELTFEYIKADYQPFFAYYGREQDSSEEWIEKSVTQYIDFMNNL; encoded by the coding sequence TTGAAAACATTAGTAATTGTTATTCATCCCGATGCAGAAAATTCCATAATCAATAAAAGATGGATGGAGGAATTAAACAAGCATCCTGAGCAATATCACATCCATCAATTACATGCCATCTATCCAAATGAAAAGATTGATGTTGTAGCAGAACAGAAATTGATAGAGCAGTATGATAAAATTGTATTTCAATTTCCGTTTTATTGGTTTAATTGCCCTCCGTTATTAAAAAAATGGCTAGATGAGGTTTTTACTTATGGATGGGCATACGGAAGCAAGAGTGGCTACAAAGTCTCAGGAAAAAAGATTGCTCTAGCAATGTCGATCGACATAGATGAGGAAGAGTACGCTGCTAACGGAAAGTATAAATACACAATAAAGGAACTGACCCGAAATTTTGAATTAACTTTTGAATATATAAAAGCCGATTATCAACCATTCTTTGCTTATTATGGCCGAGAACAAGACAGTTCAGAGGAATGGATTGAAAAAAGTGTTACCCAATATATAGATTTCATGAATAATCTATAA
- the ribD gene encoding bifunctional diaminohydroxyphosphoribosylaminopyrimidine deaminase/5-amino-6-(5-phosphoribosylamino)uracil reductase RibD, with protein sequence MNMQESYMRRCLELAALGAGTTSPNPMVGAVIVCDDQIIGEGFTSPYGGAHAEVNAIQQVLDHFGDDAAAKLRQSIFYVSLEPCAHYGKTPPCANLIARYKPKKVYIACLDPFAKVNGKGAEILKNAGIAIEIGLLEQEALWLNRRFLTRVQKNRPYVILKWAESADGYLGKEGEQVWISNGASKQLVHKWRAEEDAILVGAKTALVDNPSLTVREWNGKNPKRILIDKLLSVPAEAAIFNDEAETIIFNAVKTEWSGHNKYIELENYDWYLPQNILYQLYLMDVQSIIIEGGAKTLSLFIEANLWDEARVFKSKRTLDGGINAPQVKGELKEIMKISDDQLEIIVNI encoded by the coding sequence ATGAATATGCAAGAAAGCTACATGCGTAGATGCCTGGAACTGGCCGCTTTGGGAGCAGGTACTACAAGTCCTAATCCAATGGTGGGTGCCGTTATTGTTTGTGATGATCAAATTATTGGAGAAGGATTTACATCACCTTATGGTGGAGCTCATGCCGAAGTTAATGCTATTCAGCAAGTATTGGACCATTTTGGGGATGATGCCGCAGCTAAATTAAGACAGTCAATTTTTTATGTTAGTCTTGAACCTTGTGCACATTATGGTAAGACACCACCATGTGCAAATCTTATTGCGAGATACAAGCCTAAAAAAGTATATATAGCATGTTTAGATCCATTCGCAAAAGTGAACGGTAAGGGTGCAGAGATTTTAAAAAATGCAGGAATAGCTATTGAGATCGGACTATTAGAACAGGAGGCTTTGTGGTTAAATCGCAGATTTTTGACACGTGTTCAAAAAAATCGCCCTTATGTTATTCTCAAATGGGCAGAAAGTGCAGACGGATATCTTGGAAAAGAAGGGGAGCAAGTGTGGATTAGTAATGGGGCGAGTAAGCAGTTGGTTCATAAATGGCGAGCTGAGGAAGATGCAATTTTAGTGGGCGCTAAAACTGCATTGGTTGATAATCCTAGCTTGACCGTACGCGAGTGGAATGGAAAAAATCCGAAACGTATATTGATAGATAAATTACTTTCTGTTCCCGCTGAAGCTGCTATTTTTAACGATGAAGCTGAAACCATTATTTTTAATGCTGTGAAGACGGAATGGTCTGGTCATAATAAGTATATCGAATTGGAAAATTATGATTGGTATCTTCCTCAAAATATTTTGTATCAATTGTATTTAATGGATGTGCAATCTATTATTATTGAGGGTGGAGCAAAGACATTATCCCTATTTATTGAAGCTAATTTGTGGGATGAGGCTAGGGTTTTTAAAAGTAAACGTACTTTGGATGGCGGGATAAACGCCCCGCAGGTAAAAGGTGAATTGAAAGAAATTATGAAAATTTCGGATGATCAATTGGAAATTATCGTAAATATATAA
- a CDS encoding DUF2851 family protein encodes MAIPEDLLQFIWRLRLYHTDQLKTVNGESIQVLHVGEHNDNAGPDFLFSKIRIGSELWTGNVEIHVRSSDWFLHGHQKDAKYANVILHVVWDHDQEVIHEDGSLVPTLRLSDYVSEELLKQYQRLMDGQRWIPCESQILHLDSFKVESWVERMAVERMEDKSRLILELLQKFDGDWEKIFFIWLFRSFGFKVNADAFQALGEQLSNLLLLKYRTDISKLEAMIFGQAGFLNSTFDEAYPLQLQKEYIYLKKAYSLKETHFPLLFSRMRPHNFPTIRIAQLASLLQNESVRLQGILAIENLSEFRSLLNNIRVTHYWKTHFSFAKQSLATSDHSLSEMSQNSLIINAFIALTFSYGAYFKLEDLKEKAMRWLEELPTERNNIIQKFEDIGVNAWHAAHSQGLLHIKRKYCDSKQCLRCGIGLELLRR; translated from the coding sequence ATGGCTATTCCTGAAGATCTTTTGCAATTCATATGGAGGTTGCGTCTGTATCACACAGATCAATTAAAAACCGTTAATGGCGAATCCATCCAAGTTTTACATGTAGGTGAACATAATGACAATGCGGGACCAGATTTCTTGTTTTCAAAAATCCGTATCGGAAGTGAGTTGTGGACAGGTAATGTGGAGATTCATGTCAGATCATCTGATTGGTTTCTACATGGACATCAAAAAGATGCAAAATATGCAAATGTAATTTTACATGTTGTGTGGGATCATGATCAAGAAGTGATTCATGAAGATGGCTCCCTTGTGCCAACACTCAGACTGTCGGATTATGTTTCTGAAGAATTACTGAAGCAATATCAGCGTTTAATGGATGGGCAACGTTGGATTCCATGTGAAAGTCAGATACTTCATTTAGATAGTTTTAAAGTGGAGAGCTGGGTAGAGCGTATGGCAGTAGAAAGAATGGAAGATAAGTCAAGATTGATACTTGAATTACTACAAAAATTTGATGGAGATTGGGAGAAAATATTTTTTATATGGCTGTTTCGAAGTTTCGGATTTAAAGTAAATGCAGACGCTTTTCAGGCTTTAGGCGAGCAATTGTCAAATTTATTATTGCTGAAATATAGGACAGATATCAGTAAATTGGAAGCTATGATTTTTGGTCAGGCGGGTTTTTTAAATTCTACTTTTGACGAAGCATATCCTCTACAATTACAGAAGGAATATATTTATCTTAAAAAAGCCTATTCCTTAAAAGAAACTCATTTTCCACTGCTTTTTTCACGGATGCGACCTCACAATTTTCCCACTATTCGAATAGCTCAATTAGCCAGTTTGTTACAAAATGAAAGTGTTCGTCTACAAGGAATCTTAGCGATTGAAAATTTAAGTGAATTTAGATCGCTACTTAATAATATAAGGGTTACTCATTACTGGAAGACTCATTTTAGTTTTGCGAAGCAATCCTTAGCGACTAGTGATCATAGTTTAAGTGAAATGAGTCAAAATAGCTTGATTATTAATGCATTTATTGCATTAACATTTTCTTATGGGGCTTACTTTAAGCTGGAAGATTTGAAAGAAAAGGCAATGCGATGGCTAGAAGAATTACCAACTGAAAGAAATAATATTATTCAAAAATTTGAAGATATAGGGGTTAATGCGTGGCATGCGGCACATTCACAAGGTTTGTTGCATATAAAAAGGAAGTATTGCGATTCAAAACAATGCTTACGTTGTGGGATTGGCTTAGAATTGCTCCGGCGTTAG
- a CDS encoding immunity 22 family protein, with the protein MAEQRIHIWTGTSNKTEEQFYKYFDQSKFIKDYNRFKTDETYARNAPDFNLRSQFSKAIDKQYDYDVDWITVYFSRKKMSIQAAIEELPIWNDQTEVAIYQACVDKGISNVNAILCYADAELIIDKPIGNYNDMIYISCFNIPA; encoded by the coding sequence ATGGCAGAACAACGTATCCATATTTGGACAGGGACATCAAATAAAACGGAAGAACAATTTTATAAATATTTTGACCAAAGCAAATTTATTAAGGATTATAATCGATTTAAAACGGATGAAACCTATGCGAGAAATGCACCTGACTTTAATCTCCGTTCACAGTTTAGCAAAGCAATTGACAAACAGTATGATTATGATGTAGATTGGATCACTGTTTACTTTAGTCGCAAAAAAATGAGTATTCAAGCTGCTATAGAAGAACTGCCTATATGGAATGATCAAACAGAAGTAGCAATCTATCAGGCATGTGTTGATAAAGGAATTTCAAATGTGAATGCCATATTATGTTATGCTGATGCCGAATTGATCATAGACAAACCAATTGGAAATTACAACGATATGATCTATATAAGTTGTTTTAATATTCCGGCTTAG
- a CDS encoding ankyrin repeat domain-containing protein produces the protein MSLSILEQYIESGNSRDLDLLLTSNPALILEETSHGISPLLLACYFHKPQIIRVLLQHNQGLNIHEAVAAGLDNYIEAMIKQLPSVVNEVSTHGYSALALATHFNKEDVVRLLLAHKANPDIPTQNEEHLYPLHIALLNKNTAITKLLIEAGANVNNRQQTGLTPLHLAAQQGNIEIIVLLLEHGAIIELKNSNNKTASDLAASKGYSDIATILKDM, from the coding sequence ATGAGTTTAAGTATATTAGAACAATACATCGAATCTGGAAATAGTAGAGATTTAGATTTGCTTTTAACAAGCAACCCAGCCTTAATCTTAGAAGAAACAAGTCACGGCATTTCGCCTTTATTACTAGCTTGCTATTTTCATAAACCTCAAATCATCCGCGTTCTTCTTCAGCACAATCAAGGCTTAAATATTCATGAAGCAGTGGCTGCCGGCTTGGATAATTATATTGAAGCGATGATTAAACAGTTACCTTCAGTGGTTAATGAGGTCTCCACACATGGTTATTCTGCCCTCGCTTTAGCGACCCATTTTAATAAAGAAGATGTTGTTCGTCTATTACTTGCACATAAAGCCAATCCTGATATCCCTACCCAAAATGAGGAACATCTCTACCCGCTTCACATTGCTCTTCTAAATAAAAACACGGCAATTACAAAGCTACTTATTGAAGCTGGAGCAAATGTTAACAACAGACAGCAAACAGGTCTTACCCCATTGCATTTAGCAGCACAACAAGGAAATATTGAAATTATCGTTTTACTCCTTGAACATGGAGCTATTATTGAATTAAAGAACTCCAATAACAAAACAGCATCAGATCTCGCTGCCTCAAAAGGCTACAGTGATATTGCAACAATACTTAAGGATATGTAA
- a CDS encoding winged helix-turn-helix transcriptional regulator, with the protein MTKIKETSTNFANKQALANECLEVYASNIIGGQWSLAICCYLINGKHRFGELKKCLPNITERMLTLQLRKLEENKIVKRTVYAEVPPRVEYELTSIGNELKLIIEELGKWGEKHKAEAIQD; encoded by the coding sequence ATGACAAAAATAAAAGAAACTTCAACAAACTTTGCAAATAAGCAGGCTTTAGCCAATGAATGTTTGGAGGTTTATGCTTCTAACATAATTGGCGGTCAGTGGTCGCTGGCGATCTGCTGCTATCTAATTAACGGAAAACACCGATTTGGAGAATTGAAAAAATGTTTACCAAACATTACCGAGCGTATGCTGACCTTACAACTACGTAAGTTGGAGGAAAATAAAATTGTGAAACGAACGGTATACGCTGAAGTCCCTCCGCGCGTTGAATATGAATTAACTTCAATCGGAAATGAATTGAAACTTATTATTGAAGAACTTGGAAAGTGGGGTGAAAAACATAAAGCTGAGGCAATACAGGACTGA
- a CDS encoding glycosyltransferase family 2 protein has product MDISVVVPLLNEEESLPELTSWIDRVMAKHQFSYEIILVDDGSKDKSWAIIEELKKSNNNISAIKFRRNYGKSAALNVGFAAAQGDVVITMDADLQDSPDEIPELYDRIMNKGADLVSGWKQKRYDPLTKTLPTKLFNAVTRGMSGINNLHDFNCGLKAYRKDVVKNIEVYGEMHRYIPVIAKWAGFTNIQEQVVQHYPRKYGTTKFGAGRFVKGFLDLLSIFFVGKFAKRPMHFFGVMGVVSFLVGLIITLYLICHKLMSIAAGTPFRDVTDQPMFFLSLTAIIIGSQLFLTGFLAELVSRNSTDRNNYQIEKVI; this is encoded by the coding sequence ATGGATATTTCAGTTGTTGTTCCCCTTCTTAATGAAGAAGAATCTTTACCAGAGCTAACCTCATGGATAGACCGTGTGATGGCTAAACACCAGTTTTCTTATGAAATTATTTTAGTTGATGACGGAAGCAAGGATAAATCATGGGCTATAATTGAAGAATTAAAAAAGAGCAATAACAATATTTCAGCAATAAAATTTAGACGTAATTACGGTAAATCTGCTGCTTTAAATGTTGGCTTTGCAGCAGCTCAAGGTGATGTGGTAATTACAATGGATGCCGATTTACAGGATAGTCCTGACGAAATTCCGGAATTGTATGATCGTATAATGAATAAAGGGGCAGATCTAGTTTCTGGATGGAAACAGAAACGCTATGATCCACTTACAAAGACATTACCTACTAAACTGTTCAATGCTGTGACAAGAGGTATGTCGGGAATTAATAATTTGCATGATTTTAATTGTGGATTGAAAGCATATCGTAAAGATGTTGTTAAAAACATTGAAGTGTATGGAGAAATGCATCGTTACATTCCTGTTATAGCGAAATGGGCAGGTTTTACCAATATTCAAGAACAGGTTGTACAGCATTATCCAAGAAAATACGGTACAACCAAATTTGGTGCAGGTCGTTTTGTAAAGGGTTTTCTTGATTTATTATCCATATTTTTTGTTGGAAAATTTGCTAAACGTCCTATGCACTTCTTTGGTGTAATGGGTGTAGTGAGTTTTTTAGTAGGTCTTATTATTACTTTATACTTGATCTGTCACAAATTGATGAGTATCGCCGCTGGGACACCATTTAGAGATGTCACAGATCAGCCGATGTTTTTTTTATCACTGACAGCGATTATCATTGGTTCACAATTGTTTCTAACCGGTTTTTTGGCAGAATTGGTTTCGAGAAACAGTACAGATCGTAATAATTATCAGATCGAGAAAGTAATATAA
- a CDS encoding DUF4199 domain-containing protein — MEVGVDKNSKIISILYGVGLGVISFFLGLCSIYVVKPLEGSALLQYSNPFFNFILFLGVTVLITFALRKKMGGIWDFSKALKCIYIMLVINHLVASVSTFTYLKYVEPTLQEENFHVMMNARIESMERSTGFASEEEKQKTIDVSIEQMEKDNESVANMTLGARAKGFIITLLPYFLFALMLAALTKNGQKASSNPAV, encoded by the coding sequence ATGGAAGTTGGTGTTGACAAAAATAGTAAGATTATAAGTATCCTATATGGTGTTGGCTTGGGGGTGATTTCATTTTTCTTAGGATTATGTTCCATTTATGTAGTAAAGCCATTAGAAGGATCAGCCTTATTGCAGTACAGCAATCCATTTTTTAATTTTATTTTATTTTTAGGTGTGACGGTTTTAATAACCTTTGCGTTACGAAAAAAAATGGGAGGTATCTGGGACTTTAGTAAGGCGTTGAAATGTATTTACATCATGCTTGTAATTAATCATTTAGTCGCTTCAGTAAGTACCTTTACCTATTTAAAATATGTAGAACCAACTCTTCAGGAAGAAAATTTTCATGTAATGATGAATGCTCGGATTGAAAGTATGGAAAGAAGTACAGGTTTTGCCAGTGAAGAAGAAAAGCAAAAAACAATAGATGTAAGCATTGAACAAATGGAGAAAGATAATGAATCGGTTGCAAACATGACTTTGGGCGCTCGTGCAAAAGGTTTTATTATCACCTTACTTCCTTATTTTTTGTTTGCCCTAATGTTAGCTGCTTTGACAAAAAATGGTCAAAAAGCTAGCAGTAATCCTGCTGTTTAA
- the prmC gene encoding peptide chain release factor N(5)-glutamine methyltransferase produces MEKLQTYDSLFQKDLAKFYDAEEIKNIFYIVIEDVLGLSKMQYSVNKELALSEEQSSRISNILKDLLKQKPIQHILKKADFFGEVFEVNPFVLIPRSETEELVDLIIRNHRDQLPLRIIDIGTGSGCIPISLKKHLPEAHISALDISKEAIATARRNALRLDAPINFVNADILEWEYIFQSQQYDIIVSNPPYITPKEKEEMHPNVLEFEPHLALFVEETAPLLFYETIASFALKHLTAEGDLYFEINQYYGDETVDMLQKKGFKTVILHHDMQQNPRMIHAKK; encoded by the coding sequence ATGGAAAAATTACAAACCTACGACAGCTTATTCCAAAAAGATCTAGCTAAATTTTATGACGCAGAAGAAATCAAAAACATCTTCTATATAGTTATTGAAGATGTTTTAGGACTTTCCAAGATGCAGTACAGTGTGAACAAAGAACTGGCATTATCAGAAGAACAAAGCAGTCGGATTTCAAATATTTTAAAAGATCTGCTGAAACAGAAACCTATACAACACATCTTAAAAAAAGCTGATTTTTTTGGAGAAGTTTTTGAAGTCAATCCTTTTGTTCTAATTCCGCGGTCAGAGACAGAGGAATTAGTTGATCTGATCATCCGCAATCATCGGGATCAGCTACCGTTACGTATTATCGATATTGGAACCGGATCCGGTTGCATACCGATTTCACTTAAAAAGCATTTGCCGGAAGCCCATATTTCAGCATTGGATATTTCTAAAGAAGCTATTGCCACAGCCAGACGCAACGCACTCCGTTTAGATGCGCCAATAAATTTTGTGAATGCAGATATCCTAGAATGGGAATATATCTTTCAATCCCAGCAATATGATATTATCGTCAGTAATCCTCCCTATATTACACCAAAAGAAAAAGAGGAAATGCATCCAAATGTATTAGAATTCGAGCCGCATTTAGCTCTTTTTGTGGAAGAAACTGCTCCTTTATTATTTTATGAGACTATAGCTTCTTTTGCGCTGAAGCATTTAACAGCTGAAGGTGACTTATATTTTGAAATTAATCAGTATTATGGGGATGAAACAGTCGATATGTTACAAAAAAAGGGGTTTAAAACAGTGATATTACATCATGATATGCAACAAAATCCAAGGATGATACATGCTAAAAAATAA
- a CDS encoding UbiX family flavin prenyltransferase, whose protein sequence is MSRKIVVAITGASGSIYAKVLLNRLMELKDQISEVGVVMSDNAKVVWQEELQNKDYEQFPFQFYSKNDFFAPFASGSARFDTMIICPCSMGTLARIAHGISSDLTTRAADVILKERRKLILVTRETPLSHIHIQNMKVVTDAGGIICPASPSFYSLPKTFDELAGTVVDRVLSLAGFNFNHYQWGTE, encoded by the coding sequence ATGTCTAGAAAAATTGTAGTAGCAATAACAGGAGCAAGTGGTTCCATCTATGCTAAGGTTCTGCTAAATCGACTGATGGAATTAAAAGATCAGATCAGTGAAGTGGGAGTAGTAATGTCTGACAATGCCAAAGTTGTGTGGCAGGAGGAGTTGCAAAATAAAGATTATGAACAATTCCCTTTCCAGTTTTACAGTAAAAATGATTTTTTTGCGCCATTTGCTTCGGGATCTGCACGATTTGACACGATGATTATCTGTCCTTGTTCAATGGGGACTTTAGCACGTATCGCGCATGGTATCTCTTCTGATTTAACAACAAGGGCAGCTGATGTCATATTGAAAGAACGTAGAAAATTAATTTTAGTAACTAGAGAAACACCTTTAAGTCATATTCATATTCAAAATATGAAAGTTGTTACTGATGCAGGTGGTATTATCTGCCCGGCATCACCGTCGTTTTACAGTTTGCCAAAAACTTTTGATGAATTGGCAGGTACAGTCGTGGATCGGGTGTTGAGTCTAGCTGGTTTTAATTTTAATCATTATCAGTGGGGAACAGAATAG